The Coffea arabica cultivar ET-39 chromosome 2c, Coffea Arabica ET-39 HiFi, whole genome shotgun sequence genome includes the window TTGATCTTCAACTGAGattcttttttcttcaaaaaaggaaaaaaaaaaaaaaaaaaaaaaaggcaataaGAATcacaagagaaaaaggaaataagaGAAGGTGATCAATTGAATGTATTAGTACTCTGTAAtcatttgaaattttggtgtaTGAATATATTGATGATTGAATGGTAGTGGGAGGAGGAAGTGGAAGAAGATAGAGGATGGAACAGAAGAAGCACATATTATTATCGGCATTAGGGGTGGGGGTTGGTGTGGGGCTTGGTTTGGTGTCAGGACAAACTGTTAGCAGATGGAGTGGGATCAATAATTACTCTGACAATAATGCTTGGGCCACGGCGGCGCCCGATGGCATTACCGGCGACCAAATTCAGCTCGAGCTTCTCAGGCTCATTATTCCCGGCAAAGACTCCCAGGTCTCCTTTGATGACTTCCCTTATTACCTCAGGTTCAATTCTTCACTTCGACCCCGCTTTGCAAGATTTTCCTTTCCCCtctttctgttttttcttttcttctcttttccttaAATAAAACTTTCTatggattttttctttttcctccttccGTTTTTTTCAAAGGAATGGCGGTAAAAGTAATATAACCAACAACTTTACTGAGACCGACGTGTATACTATGCCATAGATGCAAATATTGTACTAATAATGTTTATAGTTGCGCATTTTGAAGTTTTATTTGCTACCAGATGAggagatttcttttcttttttggctatTTTCTAGATGCTACATTTCATGTTTTGCTCTTAATAACAAGTGCCGTGATGGATCACCCATATGGTTACTCTTCTTATGCTTCGATGAACTAACTCTCTGCTTAGTTTTCGAACATCCATTTATGATCGTAACTCCTCGATTACTAATCTGAACCAGATTATTAAGTAAATTAGCTCTCCCTTTCAGTTGTATTGTATGCTCTCAATCACCACCTTTCGATGTTTGATGCCTTGGCAGTGAACGTACACGGGTGTTACTCACAAGTGCGGCCTATGTTCATCTAAGGCACTTAGATGCGATTAAGCACACCAGAAATCTTTCTCCTGCTAGTAGGGCCATACTACTTTCTGGACCTGCTGGTACAGTACACACTACATTTGATGCAGTAAAATTATGTATTTTTCTGCTAACTGTTCCACCTGAAGGTGTCTACATATCTGCTTCTTCACTTTTTGTATTATGCCTTTCCAGAACTATACCAGCAAATGCTTGCCAAGGCCCTGGCTCATCACTTTGATGCGAAGTTGCTTCTGCTGGAtattactgatttttctttGAAGGTGAACGTGTGGGAAAGGCATTTCCTAATGCATATAGCTTTCCCAgtcttatattattattattatcattactaTCTTAAATCTGGGTCAATTTTTGCAGATGCAGAGCAAGTATGGTACTGCAAAAAGAGAACCGGTACGTAACTTTGTATATGCTGAGAACCTGATGCATGGATTTCTTTGTTTCAATAGCATTCAGTGGTATTCTAGGTTAAGTCTTGTTTGCGGGACTTGTAGGCACcatccttttgttttttcaatttttttcctgtCCCTAATAAGAAGTTATTTCATTTGGATCACTTTTCCTCATTAACATTGTTTCCTTTTTAGTCGTTCAAGAGGTCAATCTCAGAGTTGACATTGGAAAAGATGTCCAGTTTGCTTGGCTCCTTCTCAATCATTGCAAATAGTGTTGATAATCGAGGTATGAAAGGGAAGCATTTAAATTAAGGCTCTTGCATGCTATGCTGTGATAGCCTTCTTTTGGTTTCTGAATGCTTCTTCTCTTTCAGTGTTATTGCCATAGATTTTATTTTCATGttaaaaattttctatatttattCATTTAAATGGTGTTTTATTAAGTAATTCTTTCCCTACAATAGTGATAAAGAATATTGGTACAGGAGTAACTCAACTTTTCAGTAAAAGTGATTATCTTATAGCGTAAACTGGCTGTTTATTTGCTTCCATTTTGTGGGCTCAGACAAAGAAGGGATATAGTTTGCTTCCTCTATTCATTAAAGTGAACGATGATCTTGGTTCCTTCATCTTTGAGATGAAAGAGGGCACCAACATGCCCTGCAGGGCTTGAACGCATTGCTAAGAATATGAATGTCTGCAAAACATGACAATTGGTTTAAAATCATACAAAATGGTATACATAATGTGCCGTGAACTGTTCATGGTGGTTTTTCACGGTGGCACACTTCATTGCGTATGCTATTTGTGCTGCTCTTCCTCATTTTATGTTGGTCAggaaaaatttatttggaaagaGTTAGAGTTAGCAAAGATGGGCTTTAAATACTAGTCACTTATTGTTCCTCAACTTAAGGCTGTTTAATATTTGCCATCTTGTGGATCTTATGGAACTTGAAGTTGGAGGCTACGTGTTGGGAATCTGTTTGGTTTTTGTTCCTTAAAGTTTTATATGCATGGTCTTGCATACATCTTTCATGAGCTTCTTAAAGAATCCAAATACTGATTATTACAGGTACATTAGCTAGGCAAAGCAGTGGCTTTGACAGTAAATTAAGGTAGAGTAACACTTCTCTTGTCTTTTGCTTGCTCATTAAAGATAAGACCAATTAGGTTTATATCCACTACTTACATATTGACCATGTTTTATAGGCACACAGAAGGAGTAAACCATTCTCTAAAGCATCGCAGAAATTCCTCTGTCTCTTCAGATATGAGTAGCATTAGCTCCCAGTCATCATCTTCAAATTCAGGTAAACATGGAGCTTTCAACTTTAGCAGTAAAGGAGActacagaaaagaaaaggaaaaaacatttTGATATTTGATGGACTGACCAATTTCTTCACCCAATTGACTAAACTTTTCCcgcattttcttttctaaacaTGTCTTCCTTAATTCAGCATTTTTCTGGAGTTGCTATTCTCTCTACTTCAATCTCTGATGATGTTGCATTTAATCTTTTGTTGATACTGGGGAATTCTATCAAGTATATCATGTATTCctttttttccagttttttttCTTATCTGGATTATTGTCTGGATGGAAACTTTGAAAAGGAGGACTGAAATTGCTGCATCTCTTCTCTTGCTTTTTAACTGGTTTGAGAGAATAGAATGCTCTTTCTGGTAGATAATTTCCATATTGAAAACcttttatgtgattgatttttctattattatttttagcTCCTCCCAAGCGCATCACCAGCTGGTGTTTTGATGAAAAGATTTTCTTACAGTCACTGCACAAGGTAAATCTTATTGTTCAAAGTCAATTCTTTGCCTACTACCAACAAAACGTTGGTTCTGTTGCTTGTTGCATTCTACTACTATTCTGGCTCTTTAATCTTCTGATTTGATAATATATTCTAAGTAATTGTGAAATGCTGGTACTAGAATTCTTAGTGTGCTGAAAAGAAGATTTTTAATATTGCAGGTCTTGGTTTCAGTCTCTAAAAGTAGCTGCATCATTCTATACATCAGGGATGTCGAAAGGCTTCTTCTCCAGTCCTCCAGATTATGCAAATTGTTTGACAGAATGTTAAAGAAATTAACAGGATCAATCGTGGTACTTGGTTCCCGCATGTTGGATCCTGAAGATGATTGTGGTGATGTGGATGAGAGAATCAGTCTTTTATTTCCCTATGATATTGAGATTAGACCTCCTGAAGACGAGACTCATCTtgtgagctggaaagctcaatTGGAGGAGGACATGAAAAAAATCCAGATTCAGGATAATAAAAATCATATTGCTGAGGTACTTGAAGCAAATGATCTTGTGTGTGATGATCTAGGATCAATCTGCCAAGCAGATACAGTGATTCTAAGTAATTATATAGAGGAAATTGTGGTTTCTGCAATATCTTATCATCTGATGAATAACAAGGATCCAGAATATCGCAATGGGAAGCTTCTTATATCATCTAAGAGGTACCCAGTAAACTATGGCGTACTTGGTTTTGTTTAGATTTACACATCCTGTTTCTGATGCTTACACGCTCTGGTACAGTTTGTCCCATGGCTTGAGTATCTTCCAGGAGGGAAAAGGTGGTAAAGACACTATCAAGCTGGAGGCAAGCGCTGAATCTTCCAAGGTCAGTTTGCGTCTTGATATCAGATATTTACTCAGGAAGTGTTCCAAGAATGTAAATATTGACAAGGTTAATAGTTCTTTTTCTCATCAATGATAGGGTCCTGAAGGGGAGGAGAATGTTGGCTTGAAGTCTGAACCAAACCCCACATCCGAAAACAAAACTGAGACTGAAAAATCAGTTCCAAAGAAGGATGGTGAAAATCCACCTGCACCGAAAGCTCCTGTAAGTCTAATCGTGTGGTATTAGATCCTTGAAAAGGGAGACAATGCCACCAGTTCATGTTGGATGCTGCTCCTATATGTTTCTCCATGTCTTCTATACTTCTCTTCCATAAATTTCAAGTTTGTTGGAAAATGGGCTAGGTTTCAACCTTAGGTGATGTTTTCTGGTCAGAGAATGCATCACTTCACGCTAAATTAATATCACACAGCAGAGAAGTTAGAGGCATAAATAGCAATTTCAGACAGTTTAACATGAACTTTATGCCTAGTGTTCAATCCACAAACTActctttcattcattttctcttATTGAAACTTCTTGTGTACTTTAAACTACAGGATGTGCCTCCAGACAATGAATTTGAGAAACGTATAAGGCCTGAGGTTATTCCTGCAAACGAGATTGGCGTGACATTTGCAGACATTGGTGCTCTGGATGAGATTAAAGAATCACTTCAAGAGCTTGTGATGCTTCCTCTCCGAAGACCAGACCTCTTCCAAGGGGGTCTTCTAAAGCCTTGTAGAGGCATATTGCTCTTTGGGCCTCCTGGTACTGGAAAGACAATGCTGGC containing:
- the LOC113724942 gene encoding uncharacterized protein, whose translation is MEQKKHILLSALGVGVGVGLGLVSGQTVSRWSGINNYSDNNAWATAAPDGITGDQIQLELLRLIIPGKDSQVSFDDFPYYLSERTRVLLTSAAYVHLRHLDAIKHTRNLSPASRAILLSGPAELYQQMLAKALAHHFDAKLLLLDITDFSLKMQSKYGTAKREPSFKRSISELTLEKMSSLLGSFSIIANSVDNRGTLARQSSGFDSKLRHTEGVNHSLKHRRNSSVSSDMSSISSQSSSSNSAPPKRITSWCFDEKIFLQSLHKVLVSVSKSSCIILYIRDVERLLLQSSRLCKLFDRMLKKLTGSIVVLGSRMLDPEDDCGDVDERISLLFPYDIEIRPPEDETHLVSWKAQLEEDMKKIQIQDNKNHIAEVLEANDLVCDDLGSICQADTVILSNYIEEIVVSAISYHLMNNKDPEYRNGKLLISSKSLSHGLSIFQEGKGGKDTIKLEASAESSKGPEGEENVGLKSEPNPTSENKTETEKSVPKKDGENPPAPKAPDVPPDNEFEKRIRPEVIPANEIGVTFADIGALDEIKESLQELVMLPLRRPDLFQGGLLKPCRGILLFGPPGTGKTMLAKAIANEAGASFINVSMSTITSKWFGEDEKNVRALFTLAAKVSPTIIFVDEVDSMLGQRTRVGEHEAMRKIKNEFMSHWDGLLTKPGERILVLAATNRPFDLDEAIIRRFERRIMVGLPSVESREMILRTLLSKEKVEDLDFKELAAMTEGYSGSDLKNLCITAAYRPVRELIQQERKKDMEKKQRAEEGQSSEDADDRNEEAKEESVIALRPLNMGDIRQAKNQVAASFASEGSIMAELKQWNDLYGEGGSRKKQQLSYFL